The genomic DNA CTGGGCACCGGTCTGGGCGACCTGGTAAACGATGTGGAAGTGGCCCACAGCCTTTCATATGCCGATATCCCGCACTTCCCGGTGTCTACTGTCGAGAGCCACTCGGGCAAACTGATCTTCGGGCTGCTGGCTGGCCGCCGCGTGGTGGTCATGCAGGGGCGGTTTCACTTCTACGAGGGCTATACCATGCAGCAGGTCGCGTTCCCGGTGCGGGTAATGAAGCTGCTGGGCATCCAAAAGCTTTTCGTTTCCAACGCAGCAGGCGGCCTGAACCCGGCCTTTAACATGAGCGAGCTGATGGTGATCACCGACCATATCAACCTGTTGCCCGGCAACCCGCTCATTGGTAAGAACCCCGACGAACTGGGCCCGCGTTTCCCCGACATGAGCGATGTGTATGACGAGCACATGATCCGCGAAGCGATGGTGATTGCCGAAGATGCCGGTTTCGACCTGCGCGAAGGCGTTTACGTGAGCGCCCCCGGCCCGATGTTGGAGACCAGGGCCGAGTATAACTTCCTGCGCATTATCGGGGCGGA from Pontibacter liquoris includes the following:
- a CDS encoding purine-nucleoside phosphorylase, which produces MIQSIQEAAAYIAQATNSFAPEFGIILGTGLGDLVNDVEVAHSLSYADIPHFPVSTVESHSGKLIFGLLAGRRVVVMQGRFHFYEGYTMQQVAFPVRVMKLLGIQKLFVSNAAGGLNPAFNMSELMVITDHINLLPGNPLIGKNPDELGPRFPDMSDVYDEHMIREAMVIAEDAGFDLREGVYVSAPGPMLETRAEYNFLRIIGADAVGMSTVPEVIAARHMGLPVFAISVITDMCTPDRLKKVVLKDILDAAATAEPRLTLLIRELVKRS